The proteins below are encoded in one region of Ornithinimicrobium avium:
- a CDS encoding ABC transporter ATP-binding protein has translation MTTPSGATARSGAATAAPEGESLLSLNNVEVIYDDVILVLRGLSLEVPKGQIVALLGSNGAGKSTTLKAVSGLLPSEHGEVTDGTIVFDGQDITRMDAAQRVRQGMSLCMEGRHVFEHLTIAENLVAGAYTSKHSAEDLDLVYGYFPKLADLRNRVAGYCSGGEQQMLAIGRALMARPTLLMLDEPSLGLAPLLVEEIFGYIRRLNEERGLTVLVIEQNAQVALDVAHHGYIMEQGRIVLEGPARELQENPDVKEFYLGLGEEGGRKSYRDVKHYKRRKRWL, from the coding sequence ATGACGACCCCGTCAGGTGCGACGGCTCGCTCGGGGGCGGCGACCGCCGCCCCCGAGGGGGAGTCCCTCCTCTCGCTCAACAACGTCGAGGTCATCTACGACGACGTCATCCTCGTGCTGCGCGGACTGTCGCTGGAGGTGCCCAAGGGTCAGATCGTGGCCCTCCTCGGCTCCAACGGTGCCGGCAAGTCGACCACGCTCAAGGCGGTCTCCGGGCTGCTGCCCAGCGAGCACGGCGAGGTGACCGACGGGACGATCGTCTTCGACGGGCAGGACATCACCCGGATGGACGCCGCGCAGCGGGTCCGCCAGGGGATGAGCCTGTGCATGGAGGGACGCCACGTCTTCGAGCACCTGACGATCGCCGAGAACCTCGTCGCCGGCGCCTACACCAGCAAGCACAGCGCCGAGGACCTGGACCTGGTCTACGGCTACTTCCCCAAGCTGGCCGACCTGCGCAACCGGGTCGCCGGCTACTGCTCCGGCGGCGAGCAGCAGATGCTGGCGATCGGCCGGGCGCTGATGGCCCGGCCGACGCTGCTCATGCTCGACGAGCCGTCGCTGGGGCTGGCCCCGCTGCTGGTCGAGGAGATCTTCGGCTACATCCGCCGGCTCAACGAGGAGCGCGGGCTCACCGTGCTCGTCATCGAGCAGAACGCCCAGGTCGCCCTCGACGTGGCCCACCACGGCTACATCATGGAGCAGGGGCGGATCGTCCTCGAGGGCCCCGCCAGGGAGCTGCAGGAGAACCCGGACGTCAAGGAGTTCTACCTCGGCCTCGGCGAGGAGGGCGGACGCAAGTCCTACCGCGACGTCAAGCACTACAAGCGGCGCAAGCGCTGGCTCTGA
- a CDS encoding ABC transporter substrate-binding protein has translation MIRNRFSLVAAAAALSLGLSACGNGGGGEGDGGDAGAPIKIGIIADLTGATGDVGTPYNEGMLAYIDHRNADGGIDGHKIEALSNDYAYEVPKAEQLYKQYVNDGVVAIQGWGTGDSEALRTKVANDELPFMSGSFAEVLADPEESPYNFVVAPTYSDQMRVALNWINEDSGGTGEVAVFHHDSPFGEAPVADGQAWVEEKGYDLGYQAYAMPGGSANYVGLLSQAKSQGAKYVVIQNVASPAAQVAKDIKDQGLDMKVVCLNWCGNELFITTAGADAAEGHLLIQPFAPVTSEKPGHETIAAYLEDKGESIDDKGAAWVQGWSVMDVMAQGIAKVLDDGDEVTGPALREALETMGPIDTEGLIGDGTVEFSADSHRGSTSTGVYQSEGGQMVEVEAGARP, from the coding sequence ATGATCCGCAACCGATTCTCGCTCGTCGCCGCAGCCGCGGCGCTGAGCCTGGGCCTGTCCGCCTGCGGCAACGGCGGAGGAGGCGAGGGCGACGGCGGCGACGCCGGCGCCCCGATCAAGATCGGCATCATCGCCGACCTGACCGGCGCCACCGGCGACGTCGGCACCCCCTACAACGAGGGCATGCTCGCCTACATCGACCACCGCAACGCCGACGGCGGCATCGACGGGCACAAGATCGAGGCGCTGTCCAACGACTACGCCTACGAGGTGCCCAAGGCCGAGCAGCTCTACAAGCAGTACGTGAATGACGGCGTCGTGGCCATCCAGGGCTGGGGCACCGGCGACTCCGAGGCGCTGCGCACCAAGGTCGCCAACGACGAGCTGCCGTTCATGTCCGGCTCCTTCGCCGAGGTGCTGGCCGACCCGGAGGAGTCGCCCTACAACTTCGTCGTGGCGCCGACCTACTCCGACCAGATGCGCGTCGCGCTGAACTGGATCAACGAGGACTCCGGCGGCACCGGTGAGGTCGCGGTCTTCCACCACGACAGCCCGTTCGGCGAGGCCCCCGTGGCCGACGGCCAGGCGTGGGTCGAGGAGAAGGGCTACGACCTGGGCTACCAGGCCTACGCGATGCCCGGCGGCTCGGCCAACTACGTCGGCCTGCTGTCCCAGGCCAAGTCCCAGGGCGCGAAGTACGTCGTGATCCAGAACGTCGCCTCGCCGGCGGCGCAGGTGGCCAAGGACATCAAGGACCAGGGCCTGGACATGAAGGTCGTCTGCCTCAACTGGTGCGGCAACGAGCTGTTCATCACCACGGCCGGTGCCGACGCCGCCGAGGGTCACCTGCTCATCCAGCCGTTCGCCCCCGTGACCTCCGAGAAGCCCGGCCACGAGACGATCGCGGCCTACCTGGAGGACAAGGGCGAGTCGATCGACGACAAGGGCGCCGCGTGGGTCCAGGGCTGGTCGGTCATGGACGTCATGGCGCAGGGCATCGCCAAGGTGCTCGACGACGGCGACGAGGTCACCGGCCCGGCGCTGCGCGAGGCGCTGGAGACGATGGGCCCGATCGACACCGAGGGCCTCATCGGTGACGGCACGGTGGAGTTCTCCGCGGACTCCCACCGCGGCTCCACCTCGACCGGTGTGTACCAGTCCGAGGGTGGCCAGATGGTCGAGGTCGAGGCGGGCGCCAGGCCATGA
- a CDS encoding branched-chain amino acid ABC transporter permease, whose protein sequence is MAATATGIHHRSYTSELRLRATKAEYFRLGLTLALLVVVPFVLDNYWLSIVNTILIAVIGAVGLNILVGYTGQISLGQGGFLAVGAYTSAILTERYGVPVLLSVVAAVVATAAIGIFFGLPGLRLKGLYLAIATLASQVIIEFVVRRDPGGFLTEGAGYIDVARLNILGWQVERSTFEQQWYLILAIITVLAVVAARNLFRTGLGRSFMAVRDQDIAAEAIGVNLTRAKLTAFAVSSGYVGLAGALIAHYTEIVSWERFTLDVSITYLAMIIVGGLGSIAGAVYGAIFMSLLPVLIRTAAQQWGDAVPVLKDQLPAVQNALFGAVIIAFLIFEPRGLARLWQRAKDYVRYWPFRY, encoded by the coding sequence ATGGCAGCCACCGCCACCGGCATCCACCACCGGTCCTACACCTCCGAGCTGCGGCTGCGCGCCACCAAGGCCGAGTACTTCCGCCTCGGGCTGACCCTGGCCCTCCTGGTCGTCGTGCCGTTCGTGCTCGACAACTACTGGCTCTCGATCGTCAACACCATCCTCATCGCCGTCATCGGCGCGGTCGGCCTGAACATCCTCGTGGGCTACACCGGCCAGATCTCGCTGGGCCAGGGCGGCTTCCTCGCCGTCGGCGCCTACACCTCGGCCATCCTCACCGAGCGGTACGGCGTGCCCGTCCTGCTCTCCGTCGTGGCCGCCGTCGTCGCCACCGCGGCGATCGGGATCTTCTTCGGCCTGCCCGGCCTGCGGCTCAAGGGTCTCTACCTGGCGATCGCCACCCTCGCCTCCCAGGTGATCATCGAGTTCGTCGTCCGGCGCGACCCGGGCGGCTTCCTCACCGAGGGGGCCGGCTACATCGACGTGGCGCGCCTGAACATCCTGGGGTGGCAGGTCGAGCGGTCCACCTTCGAGCAGCAGTGGTACCTGATCCTGGCGATCATCACGGTGCTCGCGGTGGTCGCCGCCCGCAACCTGTTCCGCACCGGCCTGGGCCGCTCGTTCATGGCCGTCCGCGACCAGGACATCGCGGCCGAGGCGATCGGCGTCAACCTGACCCGGGCCAAGCTCACCGCCTTCGCGGTGTCCTCCGGGTATGTCGGTCTGGCCGGCGCCCTCATCGCGCACTACACCGAGATCGTCTCCTGGGAGCGCTTCACCCTCGACGTGTCGATCACCTACCTGGCGATGATCATCGTCGGCGGGCTCGGCAGCATCGCCGGCGCGGTCTACGGCGCGATCTTCATGAGCCTGCTGCCGGTGCTCATCCGCACCGCGGCGCAGCAGTGGGGCGACGCGGTCCCGGTCCTGAAGGACCAGCTGCCCGCCGTCCAGAACGCGCTCTTCGGAGCGGTCATCATCGCCTTCCTCATCTTCGAGCCACGCGGCCTGGCCCGGCTGTGGCAACGGGCCAAGGACTACGTCCGCTACTGGCCGTTCCGCTACTAG
- a CDS encoding branched-chain amino acid ABC transporter permease, which translates to MSTFLNLLAYGLADGAILALAALGFVLIYKATGVINFAQGEFLLIGAYLMYTAWVVLGLPMVVSVLVGIVAATVVGVLVERLILRPMVGEDPISIIMVTIGLAMLLKAVVQMFYGTTPRSQPAVLPTGSVSVLGATLPVNRLLVILIAAVVLTAFTLFFSRSKHGIAMRAVADDQQAAMTMGISVRRIFALSWALAAVSAFIAGVLLADLSAVDQNIAAFGLMVFPVVILGGLDSVPGTIIGGLTIGLLTQFVSGYLDPGLATVIPYVVLVLILLVKPYGLFGETRIERV; encoded by the coding sequence ATGTCTACTTTCCTCAACCTGCTCGCCTACGGGCTCGCCGACGGCGCGATCCTCGCGCTCGCCGCGCTCGGCTTCGTCCTCATCTACAAGGCGACCGGCGTCATCAACTTCGCCCAGGGCGAGTTCCTGCTCATCGGCGCCTACCTGATGTACACCGCCTGGGTCGTCCTGGGGCTGCCGATGGTGGTCTCCGTCCTCGTCGGCATCGTCGCGGCCACCGTCGTCGGCGTCCTCGTCGAGCGGCTCATCCTGCGCCCGATGGTCGGCGAGGACCCGATCAGCATCATCATGGTCACGATCGGGCTGGCGATGCTGCTCAAGGCCGTGGTCCAGATGTTCTACGGCACCACGCCGCGCAGCCAGCCCGCGGTCCTGCCCACCGGGTCGGTCAGCGTCCTCGGCGCGACCCTGCCGGTCAACCGGCTGCTCGTCATCCTCATCGCGGCCGTGGTGCTCACCGCCTTCACCCTCTTCTTCTCCCGCTCCAAGCACGGCATCGCGATGCGCGCCGTCGCCGACGACCAGCAGGCGGCGATGACGATGGGCATCTCGGTGCGCCGGATCTTCGCGCTCTCCTGGGCGCTGGCCGCGGTCAGCGCCTTCATCGCCGGCGTGCTGCTGGCCGACCTGTCCGCGGTGGACCAGAACATCGCCGCCTTCGGCCTCATGGTCTTCCCGGTCGTCATCCTCGGCGGCCTGGACTCGGTGCCCGGCACGATCATCGGCGGCCTGACGATCGGGCTGCTCACCCAGTTCGTCTCCGGCTACCTCGACCCGGGGCTGGCCACGGTCATCCCCTACGTCGTCCTCGTCCTCATCCTGCTGGTCAAGCCGTACGGCCTGTTCGGCGAGACCCGCATCGAGAGGGTGTGA
- a CDS encoding AMP-binding protein, translated as MTETAVATTSGGSTGGGAPRVSTFPRLLRDLAATRPEDVAMQEKMYGIWQPLTWAGYAARVRDTAHGLAALGVRRGEIVAVLGDNRPEWVIAELAAQSVGAAVVGIYPTSIGDELRHILTTAAARVVVVEDQEQVDKLLRLREDEAARVLADGEDPLLVEHVVFYDPHGLESYDDPWLLDFTDLEVRGREWGRQRPGWYDAQVDAGTPDDIAVICTTSGTTSKPKLGELSHANLLAMGEHLTDVDPIGPKDRYVSFLPFAWIGEQMLAVACGLTRGMTLSFPEDSATQRSDLREIGPDVMFSPPRIWESMLSEVQVRIDEAGWLKRAVFGWGYDVGDKVANLRVRGKRPGPGLAMAHALADQVATRPVRDQLGLARIKRCYTGGAPLGPDVFRFFHAIGVNLKQIYGQTEICGIAVVHRDDDVAFNTVGTPIAGTDLRISDDGEILLRSASVFKGYHRNPAATAETVDAEGWLMTGDAGYLDERGHLVVIDRQKDVLTAPDGTRYSSAFIENKLKFSPYVEEAVVFAPDAAGQDVPSAGGMTALITLDPATVGSWAEHERLSYTTYTDLAAKPEVYDLVAEEITRANEDLPESIRVSRFVLLHKQLDPDDDEITRTRKVRRNVIADRYGDIIAALQRGEDHVDISSRVTYQDGTSIERELTLRIFDLTTYSIPEGRGRRPVWSGRR; from the coding sequence ATGACTGAGACCGCCGTGGCCACCACATCCGGGGGGTCCACGGGGGGCGGAGCCCCCCGGGTGTCGACGTTCCCGCGCCTGCTGCGCGACCTGGCCGCCACCCGGCCCGAGGACGTCGCGATGCAGGAGAAGATGTACGGCATCTGGCAGCCCCTCACCTGGGCCGGCTACGCCGCGCGTGTCCGCGACACGGCCCACGGGCTCGCCGCGCTGGGCGTGCGGCGCGGCGAGATCGTCGCGGTCCTGGGCGACAACCGTCCCGAGTGGGTCATCGCCGAGCTCGCCGCGCAGAGCGTCGGCGCCGCGGTCGTGGGCATCTACCCGACCTCGATCGGCGACGAGCTGCGCCACATCCTCACCACCGCCGCGGCCCGCGTCGTCGTGGTCGAGGACCAGGAGCAGGTCGACAAGCTGCTCCGGCTGCGCGAGGACGAGGCGGCCCGGGTGCTCGCCGACGGCGAGGACCCGCTCCTGGTCGAGCACGTCGTCTTCTACGACCCGCACGGCCTGGAGTCCTACGACGACCCGTGGCTGCTGGACTTCACCGACCTCGAGGTGCGCGGCCGGGAGTGGGGGCGGCAGCGCCCCGGCTGGTACGACGCGCAGGTCGACGCCGGCACCCCCGACGACATCGCGGTCATCTGCACCACCTCGGGCACCACCTCCAAGCCCAAGCTGGGCGAGCTGTCCCACGCCAACCTGCTGGCGATGGGCGAGCACCTCACCGACGTCGACCCGATCGGACCCAAGGACCGCTACGTCTCCTTCCTGCCCTTCGCCTGGATCGGCGAGCAGATGCTCGCGGTCGCCTGCGGCCTGACCCGCGGCATGACGCTCTCCTTCCCCGAGGACTCGGCCACCCAGCGCAGCGACCTGCGCGAGATCGGCCCCGACGTCATGTTCTCCCCGCCGCGGATCTGGGAGTCGATGCTCTCGGAGGTCCAGGTCCGCATCGACGAGGCCGGCTGGCTCAAGCGGGCGGTCTTCGGGTGGGGGTATGACGTGGGGGACAAGGTCGCCAACCTGCGGGTCCGCGGCAAGCGGCCGGGGCCCGGTCTGGCCATGGCGCACGCGCTGGCCGACCAGGTGGCCACCCGTCCCGTGCGCGACCAGCTCGGACTGGCCCGGATCAAGCGCTGCTACACCGGCGGCGCGCCGCTCGGGCCGGACGTCTTCCGCTTCTTCCACGCGATCGGGGTCAACCTCAAGCAGATCTACGGGCAGACCGAGATCTGCGGCATCGCGGTCGTGCACCGCGACGACGACGTCGCCTTCAACACCGTCGGCACCCCGATCGCCGGCACCGACCTGCGGATCAGCGACGACGGCGAGATCCTGCTGCGCTCGGCGTCGGTCTTCAAGGGCTACCACCGCAACCCTGCGGCCACCGCCGAGACGGTCGACGCCGAAGGCTGGCTGATGACCGGTGACGCCGGCTACCTCGACGAGCGCGGCCACCTGGTCGTCATCGACCGGCAGAAGGACGTGCTCACCGCGCCCGACGGCACCCGCTACTCCAGCGCGTTCATCGAGAACAAGCTCAAGTTCAGCCCCTACGTCGAGGAGGCGGTCGTCTTCGCCCCCGACGCCGCGGGCCAGGACGTCCCGTCCGCGGGCGGCATGACCGCGCTCATCACCCTCGACCCGGCCACCGTGGGCAGCTGGGCCGAGCACGAGCGGCTCAGCTACACGACCTACACCGACCTGGCCGCCAAGCCCGAGGTCTACGACCTCGTCGCCGAGGAGATCACCCGGGCCAACGAGGACCTGCCGGAGTCGATCCGCGTCAGCCGCTTCGTGCTCCTGCACAAGCAGCTGGACCCCGACGACGACGAGATCACCCGCACCCGCAAGGTGCGCCGCAACGTCATCGCCGACCGCTACGGCGACATCATCGCCGCCCTGCAGCGGGGCGAGGACCACGTGGACATCAGCAGCCGGGTGACCTACCAGGACGGCACGAGCATCGAACGGGAGCTGACCCTGCGCATCTTCGACCTGACCACCTACTCCATCCCGGAGGGCAGGGGCCGACGCCCGGTCTGGAGCGGTCGGCGCTGA